The following proteins are co-located in the Telopea speciosissima isolate NSW1024214 ecotype Mountain lineage chromosome 9, Tspe_v1, whole genome shotgun sequence genome:
- the LOC122639737 gene encoding uncharacterized protein LOC122639737 — protein sequence MPTVWFSLKRSLHCKSEPSDVHDPKASGHLRTILTKKAGRSGCSRSIANLKDVIHGSKRHLEKPPSCSPRSIGSSEFLNPITHEVILSNSRCELKITGFGGLHEGGGGSGATAGGGGGGSGSTFVGTLRPGTPGPAGHLNMHPYNPSFSCSATPPRKSPGSFCNRECSAFGGSAFSGGISDGGVFPRASHEVDSHGSSTVTCHRCGEQFGKWESLESHHLSKHAVTELVEGDSSRKIVEIICRASLLKSENNCGRIERVLKVHNMQKTLARFEEYREMVKVKASKLPKKHPRCLADGNELLRFYGTTVACSLGMNGSSNLCVSEKCSVCWIIRHGFSTKKELKGGIGVFTTSTSGRAFECIELYEEHPSSVRKALIVCRVIAGRVHKPLENIQEIAGQTGFDSLAGKVGLYSNIEELYLLNPRALLPCFVVICKS from the exons atgCCAACAGTTTGGTTTTCGCTGAAGAGATCCCTCCATTGTAAATCAGAGCCTTCGGATGTTCATGATCCAAAAGCTAGTGGTCATTTGCGCACCATATTGACAAAAAAAGCTGGTAGGTCTGGCTGTTCAAGGTCCATTGCGAATCTAAAAGATGTTATCCATGGGAGTAAGAGACACTTAGAAAAGCCTCCAAGTTGCAGCCCAAGATCTATTGGGAGTAGTGAATTCCTCAACCCAATAACCCATGAAGTGATTCTCAGCAATTCAAGGTGTGAGCTCAAGATCACCGGCTTTGGAGGTTTACATGAAGGCGGCGGCGGCAGTGGTGCTACTgctggtggtggcggcggcggcagTGGCTCAACCTTTGTTGGTACCCTTAGACCTGGGACACCTGGTCCAGCAGGGCACCTTAACATGCACCCTTACAACCCTTCGTTTAGTTGCTCAGCAACCCCTCCAAGGAAGTCTCCAGGTTCTTTCTGTAATAGAGAATGCTCTGCATTTGGGGGTTCTGCTTTTTCTGGTGGAATTAGTGATGGTGGCGTCTTTCCTAGGGCTTCTCATGAGGTTGATTCTCATGGCTCCTCTACTGTGACTTGTCATAGATGTGGGGAGCAGTTCGGGAAGTGGGAATCCTTAGAATCTCATCATCTGTCCAAGCATGCTG TTACTGAACTTGTTGAAGGAGATTCGTCTAGAAAGATCGTGGAGATCATTTGCCGGGCAAGCTTGTTAAAGTCTGAGAACAACTGTGGGAGGATTGAGAGGGTTTTGAAGGTCCATAACATGCAGAAGACCCTAGCTCGGTTTGAAGAATACAGGGAGATGGTGAAAGTCAAAGCCAGCAAACTCCCCAAGAAGCACCCACGTTGCCTGGCTGATGGGAATGAGCTTTTGAGATTCTACGGCACAACTGTAGCATGCTCTCTGGGAATGAATGGCTCTTCCAATCTTTGTGTTTCCGAGAAATGCAGCGTTTGTTGGATTATAAGACATGGGTTCTCCACAAAGAAAGAGCTGAAGGGAGGCATTGGTGTTTTCACAACTTCAACAAGTGGAAGAGCCTTTGAGTGTATTGAACTCTATGAAGAACATCCCTCCTCTGTGAGGAAGGCTTTAATAGTCTGCAGAGTGATTGCAGGAAGGGTGCATAAGCCTTTGGAGAACATCCAAGAAATAGCAGGCCAAACAGGGTTTGACTCATTGGCCGGGAAAGTGGGTCTTTATTCAAATATCGAGGAGCTCTATTTACTCAACCCTAGAGCTCTCCTCCCTTGCTTTGTCGTAATCTGCAAATCctga